The segment CGTCTACTGGTTCAGGCAAAACAATAATGATGGCGGAAATAATAGTTACGATATTTTTAATAATTTCAATCTTTGTTTTCAAATTTCCTAAAAATTTAAAATTAGGAAAATAAACTT is part of the Parcubacteria group bacterium ADurb.Bin159 genome and harbors:
- a CDS encoding Type III restriction enzyme, res subunit, whose protein sequence is MQLKIYQENAIDELLGKTKRLLELGGNKKLVFKASTGSGKTIMMAEIIVTIFLIISIFVFKFPKNLKLGK